The Bradyrhizobium ottawaense genome window below encodes:
- the cbiT gene encoding precorrin-6Y C5,15-methyltransferase (decarboxylating) subunit CbiT produces the protein MADPWLTIIGIGEDGLAGLSEASRKALNEAETVFGGARHLALAGVGSRGRPWPVPFDADVVLSSRGRPTVVLASGDPFWHGAGAGLAEKLQTGEWTAHSAPSTFSLAAARLGWRLESAVCLGLHAAPFERLVPHLARGARIICLVRDGKAASDLAKWLSERGWGASAFWTLAALGGPRESIQEHRADGFAGDPAGNLITVAVEAKGTHGMPHASGRPDDLFVHDGQITKRPVRALALSALAPRPGERLWDIGAGSGSISVEWALCGGTATAIEPREDRVANIRKNAAAFGLVHRITIVTGKAPEVLAALDAPDAVFIGGGLDIAMFDAIWSRLAPGTRLVAHSVTLETEALLGDLHQRHGGELMRVDIAYAGPLGRYRSWEAARPVVQWSTVR, from the coding sequence TTGGCTGATCCCTGGCTGACCATCATCGGTATCGGCGAAGATGGCCTTGCCGGGCTGTCCGAAGCAAGCCGAAAGGCGCTCAATGAGGCCGAAACCGTCTTCGGTGGTGCACGGCATCTCGCGCTTGCCGGCGTCGGCAGCCGCGGCCGTCCGTGGCCGGTGCCGTTCGACGCCGACGTCGTTCTGAGCAGCCGCGGCCGGCCGACAGTGGTGCTCGCTTCCGGCGATCCGTTCTGGCATGGCGCAGGTGCTGGTCTCGCCGAGAAGCTGCAGACCGGCGAGTGGACCGCGCATTCCGCTCCGTCGACCTTCTCGCTTGCGGCCGCACGGCTGGGCTGGCGGCTCGAATCCGCCGTCTGCCTCGGGCTTCACGCCGCACCGTTCGAACGTCTCGTTCCGCATCTGGCGCGAGGGGCGCGCATCATCTGCCTCGTGCGCGATGGGAAAGCGGCAAGCGATCTCGCAAAATGGTTGAGCGAGCGCGGATGGGGCGCCTCGGCCTTCTGGACGCTCGCCGCACTCGGTGGTCCGCGCGAAAGCATCCAAGAACATCGCGCCGACGGTTTCGCCGGTGATCCCGCTGGAAACCTGATCACCGTCGCCGTTGAGGCGAAGGGCACGCATGGTATGCCCCACGCCTCGGGGCGTCCTGACGATCTGTTCGTCCATGACGGCCAGATCACCAAGCGGCCGGTGCGTGCGCTCGCGCTCTCGGCGCTGGCGCCGCGTCCGGGCGAACGGCTGTGGGATATCGGCGCCGGTTCGGGGTCGATCTCGGTCGAGTGGGCGCTGTGCGGCGGGACGGCGACCGCAATCGAGCCGCGCGAGGATCGCGTCGCGAATATCCGCAAGAATGCCGCTGCGTTCGGGCTCGTGCACCGGATCACCATTGTGACGGGGAAAGCGCCTGAAGTGCTCGCTGCGCTGGACGCACCGGATGCGGTCTTCATCGGCGGCGGTCTCGACATCGCGATGTTCGATGCAATCTGGTCGCGGCTTGCACCGGGCACACGGCTGGTTGCACATTCGGTCACATTGGAGACGGAAGCGTTGCTCGGCGATCTGCACCAGCGCCACGGCGGCGAGCTGATGCGGGTCGACATCGCTTATGCTGGCCCGCTCGGCCGTTATCGGTCCTGGGAGGCGGCACGGCCGGTGGTGCAGTGGAGTACGGTCCGATGA
- the cobJ gene encoding precorrin-3B C(17)-methyltransferase, giving the protein MTGTLTIAGLGPGSDALVTPEVTAALASATDILGYAPYVARVPARAGLKLHPSDNREELQRASEALRLAADGGQVVVVSSGDPGVFAMASAVFEALEQAPQWRNLSIRVLPGITAMLAAAARAGAPLGHDFCAINLSDNLKPWAVIEKRLRLAAEADFSIAMYNPRSASRPEGFGRALAVLKDAGCGERLVIFARAVSTADERIETVTLHEARPEMADMRTLVIVGNSQTRRVGRWVYAPRRVE; this is encoded by the coding sequence ATGACGGGCACGCTGACCATCGCGGGCCTCGGGCCGGGCAGCGATGCTCTGGTGACGCCCGAGGTCACGGCTGCGCTGGCCTCCGCAACCGATATTCTGGGCTATGCGCCCTATGTCGCGCGCGTGCCCGCGCGCGCTGGGCTCAAGCTGCATCCCTCGGATAACCGCGAGGAGCTGCAGCGCGCGAGCGAAGCCCTGCGGCTTGCCGCAGACGGCGGGCAGGTCGTCGTCGTCTCCTCCGGCGATCCCGGCGTCTTCGCGATGGCCTCTGCCGTGTTTGAGGCGCTCGAACAGGCGCCGCAATGGCGGAATCTTTCGATTCGCGTGCTGCCTGGCATCACGGCGATGCTGGCAGCTGCCGCGCGCGCGGGCGCGCCGCTCGGCCATGATTTCTGCGCCATCAATCTCTCCGACAATCTCAAGCCGTGGGCAGTCATCGAGAAGCGCCTGCGGCTCGCCGCCGAAGCTGATTTTTCGATTGCGATGTACAATCCGCGCTCCGCAAGTCGGCCCGAAGGATTTGGCCGCGCGCTCGCGGTGCTGAAGGACGCCGGTTGCGGCGAGCGCCTCGTGATTTTTGCGCGCGCGGTCAGCACAGCTGACGAGAGGATCGAAACTGTCACGCTGCACGAAGCCCGGCCCGAGATGGCCGATATGCGCACGCTGGTGATCGTCGGCAATTCGCAGACGCGCCGCGTCGGCCGCTGGGTCTATGCGCCGAGGCGGGTAGAATGA
- a CDS encoding cobalt-precorrin-6A reductase: MTRALILGGTADASLLAAAIARAGIEAIYSYGGRTRAPADQPLPTRIGGFGGVSGLADTIRSEGITHVIDATHPFAAEMSRNAVEACAETDTPLIALERAPWTGMSGDNWIEVANVSAAAAALPEPPANVFLAIGRQHIAPFATKPQHAYTLRFVDPPESPLPFAADVIVSRGPFTLDGELEMMRERGIGWIVARNSGGDGARAKIDAARLLGLPVLMISRPKLPERLRVESVAEIMQWLGHSTRLGA; this comes from the coding sequence ATGACGCGCGCCCTCATTCTGGGCGGAACTGCCGATGCGAGCCTGCTCGCCGCGGCGATCGCGCGCGCAGGCATCGAGGCCATCTATTCCTATGGCGGCCGCACCCGCGCGCCTGCGGATCAGCCGCTGCCGACCCGCATCGGCGGCTTCGGCGGCGTGAGCGGGCTTGCCGACACCATCCGCAGCGAAGGCATTACGCATGTGATCGACGCGACGCATCCTTTCGCTGCGGAGATGAGCCGCAATGCGGTCGAGGCGTGCGCGGAAACCGATACGCCGCTGATCGCGCTGGAGCGCGCGCCTTGGACCGGGATGTCCGGCGACAATTGGATTGAGGTCGCGAATGTCAGCGCCGCGGCCGCGGCGCTGCCCGAGCCGCCCGCAAACGTGTTCCTCGCCATCGGCCGCCAGCATATCGCGCCGTTCGCGACGAAGCCGCAGCATGCCTACACGCTGCGTTTCGTCGATCCGCCGGAATCGCCGCTGCCCTTCGCCGCCGATGTGATCGTGTCGCGTGGACCGTTCACGTTGGACGGTGAATTGGAGATGATGCGCGAACGCGGCATCGGCTGGATCGTCGCCCGCAATTCCGGCGGCGATGGCGCGCGCGCCAAGATCGACGCGGCCCGCTTGCTCGGCCTGCCCGTGCTCATGATCTCGCGGCCAAAGCTGCCCGAGCGGCTGCGGGTCGAGAGCGTGGCCGAGATCATGCAATGGCTCGGTCATTCTACCCGCCTCGGCGCATAG